The Nitrospira sp. genome contains the following window.
CCCAGGCCCACCACCGCCAGGCGATGTGTTTTGCCCACTCCCCAATGGCGCAAGGGGGAATAGGTCGTAATGCCGGCGCACAGGAGCGGTGCGGCCTCCTCGGGACGCAGTTGCTTGGGGATGCGAAGAACATACCGCTGATCCACGACGACCTTGGTAGAGTATCCGCCGTAGGTCGGGGTGATACCGTCCTGCTCCGTGCTGTTGTAGGTGAAGCTCAGATGGCCTTCGCAGAGCTGTTCTTCGCCTTTTTTACATTGCGGGCAGGTCCGGCAGGAATCAACCAGACACCCGACTCCGACCATCTGCCCGACCTTGAACCGCTTCACTGAAGCGCCAACCCGCTCGACAACCCCCACGATTTCATGTCCTGGCACCATGGGAAAAATCGACCCACCCCATTCATCCCGGGCCTGATGCACGTCCGAATGGCAAATGCCGCAGTAGCGGATGCCGATGAGCACATCATGACGGCCGACTTCACGGCGTGAAAATGTAAATGGGGCGAGTCGGGATTTTGCTGTGCGGGCGGCGTAACCTTTGACGTCGATCATAGTCCCTCTTCCTTACGTCCGTTCTTGGCGCTCATAGGATTATTGAGCCTGCGCTGGTGTGGACGTATCCGGTTCAAGCGTGATACCGATCGTGCCCGGGTCTTGCTCCCAGGCGCCCGGCGTGATGAGACCGAGCAGCGGCAGCAGGAAAACCGCACCTCCGATGACATCGACGATGCCCACGCTGCTGAGTTTTCGACCGGTCATTCTCGACTGGGAATGGTAGCCGGCCTTGTTGACTTCGACCGTCAGGTCACCCCGGCGAGGCACCTGATATTGCAACGGCGTCGTGCCGGCCAGGGTGCCGTTAATCAACACATTGGCGCCCGGCGGATCCGAATTGACGATCAGAGGTTGCGAACTTCCGCCAAAAATTGAGCAGCCGCCGAGATGCAGTGAGGAGGCGAGCAGCATCGCAACCGTGGCGGACTTCGATAGACTCCGACGTAGGTATGCGTAAGGCATGGTGACTCCCTGTCTTCGTGGAGGGACATCGTTACCACAGGCATCCGCGGTTGACAAGGCTTGGAGGGGAGGATGAGACAGGGGCTTCGCCTGCGAGATCGGCAGAGGCCGCTGTGGGCTCTGCCGATCTCGGATAGGTGGCCTACGCTTGTGGAGCGGTGGCCAGGATCGGCGCGAAGATCGGATCAGCGTCCAGCACCGCTTTCAGCAATCCAGTGTGGAGGAAGTAGCGCCAGGCCTCATCCGATTTGCCAGGGACTTGATCGAACCAGCGTTTGGCTTCGGTGAGATGCTGCAGCATCTTCTCTTTGTCCCCGTAGTTCGGCAGAAAGATCATGGTATAGGCCATGGCATATTCGGCCAGAAATTTGTCGAGCGGCAACTCGGCATAGGCCAGGGACGCCTCGGCATTGGCGTAGGCCCTCGGGGTTTCCGGATCATGCAGAATGCGATTCCAGGACACCTTGTTGATGCGAGACCAGGCGAGTTGGAGCAAGGCCTCGGCCTTCGGCGTCTTGCGGTTCTCCGGAATGTCTTTGACCAGGGCTTCAAACGTTTCGACCATGGGAATCTGGTCGTTGTTCCATCGGTAGGCCACGCCAAGACGGAACCGATTGTCGAGTTGTTCTGGTCGAACTGTGGCGAGGGTGTGGGCGGCCGGGATCAGACGATAGAGCAGGTCGGCCGGCGTGGGCTGGGAGAGACCGCCCATTTCCATGCCATTCGAGAGGTCCATCCGCAGGCCCTGCGCATAGATGTTCCAATAAAATTCGTCCACCACGATCCCGAGGGCCGGGTCTTTCGCCGGCACTTGATGTGCATTCCGAGCCTCAAATAGGAGTGCGCTGTAGAGATGCCGAGTCAGGACCGTGAGGGCATCCGGCTGTTGCGGATCGATGATCAAGATCCGGTTGAGTAGGGCGACTCGATCACGGAGATCAGGAAACACGGCTGCACGCGCCGCCGCAGCGGTCAGTACGCCGGGTTGGTCCTCCGGTCCCCACCAAGCTAGAGATTCGGGCAATACCCGGCTGATCTCGGTGGTGAAGGGAATCTTCTCCGCGACCATGCCCGGAGCCTCCGGTTGTGAGGCGACGGGCAGGTTGAACACGGCCGTATCGCCGGGGAATCCATGTTGCTTCAGTCCGGTGAAGACGACCCACTGGGTGGTGACGGATTTCAGTGCTCGTCGCGGCCGCTTGATGGTGTTCGTCCATTTCACATTGCCGGCGGCATAACTCACGGGGGAGGTGAGGGGGTCCTGATAGCGAACCGCGAGTTGGACCAGGGTGGTGGGAACCGCGAGCACCTTGCCGGCACGGGTCAGCTTGAAGGAGCCGGACGGAATGGTCCGGCTGCCGAGGGCCGTCACATGAAGGCCGCTGCCGGGAGGCGATATCCCTACGACGTCGGCCACGAAGGTGGACGCGGGCGCTCTTGGTAGGTCATCGCCGAAAAAGACCAGTGGCCCCGTGCTCGGCCAGAGGATATCCATGGCGATGTCGGAGCGTTTCAACATCGGCGCATAGGCCTCGGTCAGGGTCTGCCAGCAGGCATCATAGGACGCATCCCCGGCTGGGGCGAACTGTTTCACCTTCGCTTGAAGGGCCGTCACGAAACGATATTGGCAGGCGAAATCCAATTGCCCCGCCGTCACTTTATCGCCCTGAGATAGGGCTTCGGCATATCGGATCGCAGTCTGTATCGCCGGGGTCGATTTGACCGTCCCGGCCTTGGCGTGTCCCTTCGTGCCGGCTGCCGGTGCCGATTCGGCCGTTCCGGCCCAGGCCCCGAGCGCGAGCGCGAGGGTTGCGATAGCAATCATCTGTCGTCGATGGAACAGGTTCCCGCGAATCATGCGAACGACCTCCCGTGAGGATAAAAAGAAGGTCACTCTATCACGGGGCTCTTTTCAGACGAAAGGGGCGCGGTTGTGACAGGTACGAGGTTAGGGGGCCGGTGGCGTGGTCGTCGAAGATCGACTAAACCGCACTAAGGAGCGGATATAGTGGAGCGCGGCTTGCTGATCGTCCACTGCGAGCCGGTCTTGCCAGGCCGGCATGGCGGTGCGGGGCTTGCCTTGCGCAATCGTGCGCAGCAGTTCTTTGTCGGTTTTCGCGGATGTCGCGGCCGATACGAGATTTCCCGGGCGCGGGGAGAGAAACGGGGCCTTAGGGCCGTCGCCCTTCCCGGTTTCCCCGTGGCACTCCAGACAATGCTCGCGATAGATCGTGTGGCCGTGATCGAGGACGTCGGACGGTTGGGCCAGCAGTAGCCCGCCGCCGCTTCCGGAGAGCACCAGCATGAGGAAGAGGCGGTCCCAGAATCTTATCGCGACCCGTGCCGTGACGGGGGGTGGAGACGAGGGTATGGTTGTGGCTGACTCGACGTGCGGCGATTGTTGCGGCACCGGGGTGGAGAAGGAAGGCATCACGCCCGCTCACACCGCTTCGGCGGCTTTTAAGATTTGGCGGCGCAGGGCGGCGCGATCTTTTGCCGAGAGGGGCGGTGACGGACGCTGCTGACACAGGCGGACCGTTTGACGCAGGGAATCCAAAAAGATTTCGCAGTTCGGACAATCGCCGAGGTGGGCGCGAATTTCCGAGCAGATATCGCCTGACAGCTCGTCGTCCAGATAGGCCGAGAGTCGTTCGAGGACTTTCACGCAATTCGGCTTCCGGTGGCCCTGGTGGGGAGTGGGCTTGCGGGTGCCTGGATATGTGCGTACGCGGTCAGCCATGGTGCTGTTTCTGATTCTTGACTATACCAAACTCTCGGCGTCTGGTGGTAACGTCCTCACGCCCTCTGCCGTCACTCCTTTACCGCTGAGCTCCTTGCGTACAAAGAGGCGGGCGCGGTGCAGCCGGGATTTGATAGCCCGCTCGTTTAGCCCGAGGATGCCGCCGACTTCCTTTGCGCTCAACCCTTCCATATCGCGCAGCACCAGCACCATGCGGTATTTGCGCGGTAGCTTGGCGATGGCGCGGTCTAGAATTTGGCGCAGCTCCTTATTTTCCAGCGCTTCTTGGGGGCTCAAGCCCTCCATGGGGATCTGGAGGGAAAACTCACCTTCGGAGGTTGGAATGAACTCGGTGAGGGACAACTCGCGCTCCGGCTCGCCTTTCCGCTTGCGCCGCATGCGCTGGCAGGCATGGGATGCGATGGCGTACAGCCAGGTTGAGACCTGTGAGTCCCCGCGGAAACCGTCGTAGGCACGATAGGCGTTGAGGAAGGTTTCTTGGACGAGATCTTTGGCCGCTTCTACTTCCCCGCACAGACGGTAGGCGAAGCGGTACATCACATCGATGTGGTCGCGGTAGAGCTGGTCAAATGGACGGGCAACGGAGGGAGACGCGTCATGGCCGTCTGTTGAGTCGGGCTGACTGTTCTTCCGTGCTGCCATACGACGAGGCGAGTCTACGGGGCAGGTTCGAAGCCTGTCAAGGGAGCGGACCCCATGTCACCGTCGGGTTGGAGCGCTTACGGTACACGACGGATATCGACGAGTTCGCCTTGCTGGCCCAATTCCACCGTGACCGGCACGCCTTCTTTCAGCGCCGCGAGAGATGACGGTCGTTGCGCGAGCGGGATGGACTGGGTCCCTTCCGGGCCCTGCATGATGAGCGCGGTCTGACCGTTCTCGTACGCCAGGGGGCCGGACAGAAATCGGCGCGATGGCGTGGTTAGGCCGTCTTGATATAGATCAATCGCCATGTGTCGATCCTGGACCCACACCGACATGTCTTGCCCCACCTTTGCGTTCCGCACCCCGGTTTTGGCGCTGACCGTCACGATGCCGAGTGGGGTTTTGAGAAATACATAATTCGACTTCAGTTTCGAAACCGTGCCGTTCAAGAGCACATGGACGGCCGAGGCGATACGGGGGATCTGATTCACCTGAAGGTCGAACTGCACATCGTGCAAGCCGCGGACGGTTCCCGCCCCGTCGACTTCGACGGTGAAGGGCTGTTGGTCCGAACGACCGGCGATTTTGGCTTCAAATGCTCCGAGGGTGAAAGACCGTTCGCCATCCGGGGTCCAGAGCTCGACGGCACGCTTGTCTGGAGTCGTAAAGTTGGGCATGGCGGTCACGTAGCGGTGCACCAGTTTGTCGGCGCCTCGTTCGCGAATATCGACGACACTGGTGGTGCCGTGCACATACAGCGTGACCTTGTGGGAATTTTTAATATCGCGCAACGTGGTTTTTGAACTGAGCGACAGTGGCCCGATCGGAGTCTGCAAGAAAATGATGCCGGGTTTGGATCGCCAGATTGAGCCGGACACCTGCAGGGATGGTGACACCGGCGCCTGAGTGACGGTCGCTTCAGGCTCAGGTGCGAGTTCGGCCTCGACAGGCGGAGGAGGGGCGTCGCCGGATTCAGTCAGTGGGGGCGGTTCAATGAGCGGCGTTGCCGTGTCTGCCCATGCTGGTGTAACGAGGCAGAGCAAGGAGAGGCAGGCGCGCAATGGAAAGGAGAAATGCCACGAGTGCTGATGGGAATGCACGACGGTAGTCATAGTGTTCAACGATTGGTTCTGTGTGGAATGGTGTGACGCCGATTGAGCGGGGGAGAAACCGTCATCCTCGGGGAGTGAGGGTTTCTGCCGGATCGTGCGTGGCGTACAACGTCTCCTGTGCGAATAACATGCTGGTGGGCGTGAGTCAAGTTGAAAGGCCCTTGGATGCAGTCGGTGAGCGCGCGGTCAGCGTCTCATCATGCGTGGCAAACCAGGAGGACTCACCTGCGTGGAGGCGCGGTCATTTTTTGCGGACCATCAACCGAATAGGCGTGCCCGAGAAATGATATTCCTTACGGATTTGGTTTTCGAGGAAACGCAGATAGGCCGGCGTCATATTGTCGGGGTGTCCCACAAACATGGCAAACGCCGGTGGGCGTGTCGCCACTTGCGTCATGAAGGCTGATTTGCTGGCCTTAGCCGGTTTGCCTTTTCGCACGGGCAGCGGATGTTCCTCCAGCAGGCCCTGGAAAAACTGGTTCAGGCTGCCGGTGGGAACCCGTTTGCAAAACGACAGGTACACCTGATCGATCAGGGCGAACAGCCCGCGTAAGAACTCCTGTTCCAGCGCCGAAATGAACAGGACCGGAGCCCAGGCGAGGAACGGAAAACGGCGTTCGAGGTCCTGTTTGTAGGTCTCGCGGGCACCCACGTCGTCGGCTTTGAGGTCCCACTTGTTCACGATCAGCACGCAGGCGCGCCCCTGTTTGAGGATCAAGCCGGCGATCTTGGTATCCTGTTCCGTGACGCCTTCCTCCGCATCCAGCAACAGCACGGCCACGTCTGAGCGGCCAATGGCACGCAGCGAGCGGGCAACACTGTAGCCTTCGATGCCGCGCTCAACTCGACCCCGTCTGCGAATACCCGCGGTGTCGGTCAGGACATATTGTCGGTCTTTGAACGTCGCCACGGAATCCACGGGGTCGCGTGTCGTGCCGGGGACATTACTGACGACCACGCGAGTTTCGCCGAGGACAGAATTGACCAGGGTGGATTTCCCCACGTTCGGGCGGCCGACGATGGCAATGCGAGGGATCTCTGTTGCAGTCTCCTCATCGGACAGCTCCACCATATGAGGAAAGAGGTCGTCCAGCAGTTCCGCGACGCCGATGCCATGTTCAGCGGACAGGGGATAGAGCTGGTCCTGGCCCAGGCGATAAAAATCGGCGACGAGCGGATCGGCCTTGGGCGTGTCCACTTTGTTGATCACATAAAACACGGGCTTGTCCGTGCCGCGCAAGGTCTCCACCACCTCTTCATCCGGCGGGGTCAGGCCGGCTCGGGCATCGAGGACGAGGACCAAGATATCGGCCTCGGCAATGGCGAGTTGAGATTGCTGCCGGATCAAGGACAACATGCCCTCGTGGGCTGTCGGGTCGAGTCCGCCGGTGTCGACCAACCGGAAGTGCCGGTTGCGATAGCTGGTATCAGCATAGTTGCGGTCTCTCGTCACGCCTGGGACGTCGTCGACGATCGCCGCTCTGGTGCCGAGAATGCGGTTGAACAACGTGGATTTGCCGACATTGGGCCGCCCGATCAGGGCGATGATGGGCAGACGACCGCCTTCGAGTGTGAAGAGCGGCGCAACGGGACCACGAGCGGATTTGGGGCGGGGCATGGTGAGGGACGGTAACACAGAGATTTCAGTGAACACAATCACTCGTCATGGTGCGCCGGTCTCCGTTATACTGCCGACATGGAGCACGCTCAACCCGGTCGGCCACCGCAGCCGGTCGATTGGAATCAGATCGACGACGTCTTGCTCGATATGGACGGCACGTTGCTGGATCGCCATTTCGACAACTTCTTTTTCGAAGAAGAGCTGCCGAGGCGGTATGCGGTCAAACATGGACTCGCATTCGAGGAGGCCCGGGATCGATTGATGAGCATGTACCGCTCCGTGGAAGGGGAACTCGCCTGGACGGATTTGCACTATTGGACAGAGCGGGTGGACATCGACGTGGTCGCCATGCACCGAGAATTGGACCATATGATCGGGTTTCTCCCCGACGCCGAAGAATTTTTGACGTCATTGCGGCGATTGGGGAAGCGCGTCACCATTCTCACGAACGCGCATCGGGCGGGAGTGGACGTCAAGGCCGCCAAGACCGGGCTGGATCGGCAAGTCGATCGTATCGTGGATGCCTTTGAGGTGGGGTGGCTCAAGATGCGTGCTGAATATTGGCCCACCTGCCGTGAATTGGTCGGCTTTGAACCGTCACGCGCGCTCTACATCGATGACGACGAGCAATGCCTTGCGGCGGCCGCGCAGTTCGGCATCGGCCGCATCGTGCATCGGTCCAAGTCGAGTTCGCAGGTGTCGGCGGTGCCTTCCTCTCGATTTCATTCCATCGAAACGTTTGACGCGATTCTGCCTGGATAGGTCTCCCGCGCGGCGGTCGTTCGACGGTCCGGTCGGTCTTCTACGGGGCCGGGTCGAGGAGTTCGCGCAATTTTCTGGCCAGTTCCGTCGGCAGGAATGGCTTCTGGATGAAGCCGGTACCCGGTTCGGCGAGAAACGTCGGCAACACGCTTCCTTCCGCATATCCCGACATGAACAACACCCGAAGCTCCGGCCATTCTTTGCGGAGGCGCTCGGCCAATGCCGGCCCCGTCATCTGCGGCATCACCACATCGGTGAGTAGAATGTGAATGGGCGTCTTGGCGGCGGCGACGAGCCGGAGCGCTTCCTGTCCGCTGGAGGCTTCCAGCAGGGTGTATCCGTAATCGGACAGCGCGTGCGTGAGCAGCATCCGCACGGCTTGCTGATCTTCCACCAGCAGGATGGTTTCTCGGCCGCAATGGGGGCGGGAAACCGGAGGCGGCGTAGCGGGCAGAGGCGGGGCCTCGGCCAACGGCACGTAAATGTTGAACGTGGTGCCCTCGCCCGGAGTGCTGTCGGCAAAGACGAATCCCTGGCTTTGTTTGACGATGCCATAGACCGTCGCCAATCCCAGGCCCGTGCCTTTGCCCTCTTCTTTTGTCGTGAAGAACGGTTCGAAGATATGCGACAGGGTGGCGCGATCCATGCCCATTCCCGAATCGCGGACCGACAGGTGGATATAGTCCCCCGGAAGCAGGGCGGGATGCGGCACCGGGGTCTCTTCAGTGACTCGCAGGATGCGTGTGCCCAACGTCAGGGTTCCTCCCTGCGGCATGGCGTCCTTGGCATTGACCGCGAGGTTCAAGATCACTTGGTCGATTTGCCCCCGGTCCGCGCGGATGATGCACGGTTCTGGCGTCAGGTCCCTGATGAGGGTGATATCTTCCCCGATCATCCGCTCGATCATCGAACTGATTGACGAGAGTGCCTCGTTCAAGTCGAAGACCTGGAAGGTCAAGACCTGTCTGCGGCTGAAGGCGAGCAGTTGCTTGGTGAGCGCGGCCGCCCGTTGCCCGGCGGTCAGAATTTCCGTGAGCGAACGACGCAATGGATCTTCGGCCCGCACCTGCTCCAGCACGAGCGTGGCGCAGCCGTTGATGACCGTGAGCAAATTATTAAAGTCGTGGGCGACGCCACCCGCCAGCCGGCCGATGCCTTCCATCTTGTGCGCTTGCCGGAGTTGCTCCTCCAGTTGTTTGTGTTGGGTGACGTCGATGAAGAAGCCGATGGACCCCGTCGTCTGACCACCGGGGCCCTGCAGCAATGTTCCCCACATGGTCACATCGATAGGGGCGCCGTCCTTTCGCCTCCGGCGCAGTTCCAGGCCTCGCGGCGCATTGCCGCTCATGACGGATGCCCACAATTCATCGGACTCCCGTTCTTGGCCCGGTGGCACGTAGGGCAGTTTCTGGCCGAGGACGTCTTCTCTTGCCCACCCGAACAGCGAGGTGGCGGCCGCATTCCATGTCGTGACATGTCCGGCCTGGTCGAGTTCGATCATCGCCAGCGGAGACTCTTCGATAATGGTTTGCAGGTGCGCGGTCATGCGTCGTAATTCACCGGTGCGTTCACGGACATGTTGTTCCAACGCCTCTTGAGCCTGCCGGCGGTCGGCGGCTTCCAACGTCAGGGTCGCCATGGCCGCCAGAGAGGCGGCAAACGCCTCTTCTTCGCTGGTCCAGGTTTTGGCTGGGCCGACATGTTCGAGGCACAAGACCCCGACCACGCGTCCGTGACGACGGATCGGGGCGTCCAGCATGGCGACGATGCCGAGCGGAGCCAGATAGGACGCAGTGAGTTCGCAGGTGCGCGGGTCGGTCTGCGCGGAATGGGCGGCCAGGGAGTAGGGTTCGGTTTCGAGTGCGCGAAGGTACGCCGGGTATTGCCCCGTGGACAGCGTGGCTCCGCGCAGGTGGCGTTTCGGCGTGGCCTCGAACAGGTCTTGGAGAATCAAGGTGGTCTGTGTTTCGTCAAAGAGCCAGATACTCGCCCGTTCCACGGCGAACGTGACGGCGGCATGTTCGGTCATCACAGGAAAGGCCTGTTGCGGGTGCCCGCTGTGAATGGCCGGATCTTCGGCAAGTTTGTGGAGCACCGTTTGCTGCGTGGCGAGTTGCCCCAAGCGCAATTGTTCGATTTCCTGGCGCTGTTTTTGATCCGTAATGTCTTCCGAGATGCCCAGCAGATAACATGGGACGCCGGTGTGATCATAGAGGGGAAGCTTCTTGGTGTGGAGCCACCGCAGGCCTTGATCTTTCGTCTGGATCGGTTCGGCTGGAATATCCAACATCGTTCCGCCCGTCAGCACTTCGCGATCGCGTGCGGTGAAAAACTCCGCCTGTTCGCGCGGAAAGAAATCAAAATCGTTCTTGCCCAGCAGGGCTTCCCGCGGGATGCCGATCAACTGCTCGCCGGCTTTGTTGAACTGGACGAATCGCAATTCCCGCGCGTCCTTCAAAAAGACCATGTGGGGGATGTGCTCGACGATCGATTCCAGGAGCTGACGCGTGTGGGTCAAGGCGTCTTCCATGCTTTTACGTTGGGTCACATTCTCGCAGACAATGACGATGTCGAACCGGCCGTCCAGGTTCCGCACGGCTCGGGCGGCTTCTCTGACCCAGAGATGGCTCCCGTCTTTCCTGATTTTGCGAAACTCCCAGCGAAGTACCTCGCCCGGGCGGGCGAGACAGTCGTCGAAATGCTGCTGCATGCTGGCCTGATCCTCCGCATGCACGATGCGCGACACCGGTTGGCCGATCAAGTCGTCGGCGTCGTACCCGAGTTCGGCGGCAGCGGTGGCGTTGACGGTGAGGAGCGTGCCTGTTGCGTCGACAGTCAGGAGCATTTCCGGGCTGCTCTCATATAAAGCCCGGTAGCGCTCCTGGCTGAAGCGCAGCTCTTCCTCGGCCTGCTTGCGCGAAGAGATGTCACGCATCACGGCCTGAAATCCAATCACCTCCTGGTCGCGCAGCAGCAGTTGCACGTTTTGGCCGACCCACAGCGTCTGGCCGTTTCGTGTCACAAGCGGGAACTCATAGTAGGTGCTGGGAATCCTCCGGAGAAATTGCCGGATGTACACATGTTCCGTTGTGCGGCAATAGTTTGGGTGTACCAGATCCAGCGCGCGATGCCCGAGCATTTCAGTCTCGTGGTAGCCCAACAGGCGAACGACGGCGGGGTTGATGAACGTGAACCGGCCGCTCCGGTCGGTGCGATAAATGATGTCTTCTGCGTATTCCGTGATGAAGCGATAGTGTTCGGAATGCACGTTCAGGAGCAACGCCGTCTGTTCTCCCTCCTCCAATTGGGAGGAGAGCTGCTCCACAAGTTGCGCGTTGTGATATTTCAGCCGCAAGGTTTCGAGCACGGTGTTCGAGGTGCGGGACGCGGTGTAGATCATGAGCAGGGAAAACAATAGGGTGCAGATCGCCATGGGCAGGGCT
Protein-coding sequences here:
- a CDS encoding PEGA domain-containing protein, producing the protein MPYAYLRRSLSKSATVAMLLASSLHLGGCSIFGGSSQPLIVNSDPPGANVLINGTLAGTTPLQYQVPRRGDLTVEVNKAGYHSQSRMTGRKLSSVGIVDVIGGAVFLLPLLGLITPGAWEQDPGTIGITLEPDTSTPAQAQ
- a CDS encoding zf-HC2 domain-containing protein, with the protein product MADRVRTYPGTRKPTPHQGHRKPNCVKVLERLSAYLDDELSGDICSEIRAHLGDCPNCEIFLDSLRQTVRLCQQRPSPPLSAKDRAALRRQILKAAEAV
- a CDS encoding PAS domain S-box protein, coding for MASSQPVPGDRPTSTATIAQPVDAGMETNLMLQQVTLLYEGMPAALAAGLGCALALVVVNWNVLPHNQLLAWLTYHVILSTGRYFLARSFKAARPTATTNQRWHRAFLTGTTLAGLGWGASALILFPESSPSHQVFLTFILAGVSAGASSTLSARFDAFLSFALPTLTPLILRFLFLNHEQALPMAICTLLFSLLMIYTASRTSNTVLETLRLKYHNAQLVEQLSSQLEEGEQTALLLNVHSEHYRFITEYAEDIIYRTDRSGRFTFINPAVVRLLGYHETEMLGHRALDLVHPNYCRTTEHVYIRQFLRRIPSTYYEFPLVTRNGQTLWVGQNVQLLLRDQEVIGFQAVMRDISSRKQAEEELRFSQERYRALYESSPEMLLTVDATGTLLTVNATAAAELGYDADDLIGQPVSRIVHAEDQASMQQHFDDCLARPGEVLRWEFRKIRKDGSHLWVREAARAVRNLDGRFDIVIVCENVTQRKSMEDALTHTRQLLESIVEHIPHMVFLKDARELRFVQFNKAGEQLIGIPREALLGKNDFDFFPREQAEFFTARDREVLTGGTMLDIPAEPIQTKDQGLRWLHTKKLPLYDHTGVPCYLLGISEDITDQKQRQEIEQLRLGQLATQQTVLHKLAEDPAIHSGHPQQAFPVMTEHAAVTFAVERASIWLFDETQTTLILQDLFEATPKRHLRGATLSTGQYPAYLRALETEPYSLAAHSAQTDPRTCELTASYLAPLGIVAMLDAPIRRHGRVVGVLCLEHVGPAKTWTSEEEAFAASLAAMATLTLEAADRRQAQEALEQHVRERTGELRRMTAHLQTIIEESPLAMIELDQAGHVTTWNAAATSLFGWAREDVLGQKLPYVPPGQERESDELWASVMSGNAPRGLELRRRRKDGAPIDVTMWGTLLQGPGGQTTGSIGFFIDVTQHKQLEEQLRQAHKMEGIGRLAGGVAHDFNNLLTVINGCATLVLEQVRAEDPLRRSLTEILTAGQRAAALTKQLLAFSRRQVLTFQVFDLNEALSSISSMIERMIGEDITLIRDLTPEPCIIRADRGQIDQVILNLAVNAKDAMPQGGTLTLGTRILRVTEETPVPHPALLPGDYIHLSVRDSGMGMDRATLSHIFEPFFTTKEEGKGTGLGLATVYGIVKQSQGFVFADSTPGEGTTFNIYVPLAEAPPLPATPPPVSRPHCGRETILLVEDQQAVRMLLTHALSDYGYTLLEASSGQEALRLVAAAKTPIHILLTDVVMPQMTGPALAERLRKEWPELRVLFMSGYAEGSVLPTFLAEPGTGFIQKPFLPTELARKLRELLDPAP
- a CDS encoding HAD hydrolase-like protein gives rise to the protein MEHAQPGRPPQPVDWNQIDDVLLDMDGTLLDRHFDNFFFEEELPRRYAVKHGLAFEEARDRLMSMYRSVEGELAWTDLHYWTERVDIDVVAMHRELDHMIGFLPDAEEFLTSLRRLGKRVTILTNAHRAGVDVKAAKTGLDRQVDRIVDAFEVGWLKMRAEYWPTCRELVGFEPSRALYIDDDEQCLAAAAQFGIGRIVHRSKSSSQVSAVPSSRFHSIETFDAILPG
- the der gene encoding ribosome biogenesis GTPase Der, with the protein product MLPSLTMPRPKSARGPVAPLFTLEGGRLPIIALIGRPNVGKSTLFNRILGTRAAIVDDVPGVTRDRNYADTSYRNRHFRLVDTGGLDPTAHEGMLSLIRQQSQLAIAEADILVLVLDARAGLTPPDEEVVETLRGTDKPVFYVINKVDTPKADPLVADFYRLGQDQLYPLSAEHGIGVAELLDDLFPHMVELSDEETATEIPRIAIVGRPNVGKSTLVNSVLGETRVVVSNVPGTTRDPVDSVATFKDRQYVLTDTAGIRRRGRVERGIEGYSVARSLRAIGRSDVAVLLLDAEEGVTEQDTKIAGLILKQGRACVLIVNKWDLKADDVGARETYKQDLERRFPFLAWAPVLFISALEQEFLRGLFALIDQVYLSFCKRVPTGSLNQFFQGLLEEHPLPVRKGKPAKASKSAFMTQVATRPPAFAMFVGHPDNMTPAYLRFLENQIRKEYHFSGTPIRLMVRKK
- a CDS encoding NAD(P)-dependent alcohol dehydrogenase, with amino-acid sequence MIDVKGYAARTAKSRLAPFTFSRREVGRHDVLIGIRYCGICHSDVHQARDEWGGSIFPMVPGHEIVGVVERVGASVKRFKVGQMVGVGCLVDSCRTCPQCKKGEEQLCEGHLSFTYNSTEQDGITPTYGGYSTKVVVDQRYVLRIPKQLRPEEAAPLLCAGITTYSPLRHWGVGKTHRLAVVGLGGLGHMAVKIGKALGAHVTVLSHSDKKRRDAKRLGAKDFYKTSDPKTFTKLAMQFDFILDTVSAPHDLDAQLELLKADGTMILVGVPDKPAQLGAFPLILKRRRLVGSLIGGIQETQEMLDFCAKHKCGADVEVIPIQQVNEAYDRLVRGDVRYRFVIDMSSLT
- a CDS encoding RNA polymerase sigma factor, whose translation is MAARKNSQPDSTDGHDASPSVARPFDQLYRDHIDVMYRFAYRLCGEVEAAKDLVQETFLNAYRAYDGFRGDSQVSTWLYAIASHACQRMRRKRKGEPERELSLTEFIPTSEGEFSLQIPMEGLSPQEALENKELRQILDRAIAKLPRKYRMVLVLRDMEGLSAKEVGGILGLNERAIKSRLHRARLFVRKELSGKGVTAEGVRTLPPDAESLV
- a CDS encoding cytochrome c, producing MMPSFSTPVPQQSPHVESATTIPSSPPPVTARVAIRFWDRLFLMLVLSGSGGGLLLAQPSDVLDHGHTIYREHCLECHGETGKGDGPKAPFLSPRPGNLVSAATSAKTDKELLRTIAQGKPRTAMPAWQDRLAVDDQQAALHYIRSLVRFSRSSTTTPPAP